GAAGGGTGCAATGCTTTCTCACGGCAACTGGATCTCGGCAATGGATGCTGAATGCGATGTTCTTAGTTATTATGAGGATGATGTCTATCTCGGCATCTACCCTATGGCCCATGTGGGAGTTTCATGGGGTATATCCGCATTGAGAGCCGGTGCCACTTGGGTTGTAATGGAAAAGTTCGAGCTTGAAGAATATATCGATCTTATCGAGAGGTATTCTGCGACCGTAGTTGCGGGTATGCCCCCGGTAATCCATTCGCTGCTGAAGACTCCTCCCGGAACCGAGGATCGGCTGAAGAGCGCAAGGGAGATGATCAGCGGCGGAGGGCCGCTCCACCATGCCATCTGGAAGGAGTTTTACAGCCGCTTCAGGATCCCGGTTGTAAACGCATATGGCCTTTCGGAAACTATCGTTGTCGGAACAGGCACTGCAATCCGGCCTGAAGATTATCGCTATGCAGATGAGTTCAGGAGCGTGGGCAAACCTGTCGGGTACAGCGAGCTGAAGATTGTCGATGTCAACGATCCTTCGACAGAGCTTGAGCACATGGAGACCGGCGAGATTGCATTGAGGGGCCCGGCTGTTGCCTGCGGCTACTGGGGAATGGAAGAAGAGACGAAGTCGGTTTTTCTGCCTGACGGCTGGTTCCTGACAGGAGACATAGGCCATATCGACGAGGATGGGATGCTCTCAATCACCGACAGGAAGAAAGATATGATCGTCATGTCTGGATGGAAAATATACCCGACAGAAGTTGAAAAAACTTTGATCGAAAATCCTGCCGTCGACGATATCGCAGTGTTCGGGTGCAGCGACATTCACAGGGGTGAGGTTCCGGTGGCCGCAGTTGTGATGAAAGAGGGTTACGATTTCGACAGGAAGTCTATGGATGAGTTTGCACGCTCGCGTCTTGCGGGATACAAGGTCCCCAGGGAATATTATGTCGTTGATTCACTGCCCAGAGTCAGCGGATGGAAACTGCTCCGGCGTGAACTCGTAGAGAGATACTGCGGAAATAACTGAAGTATTTTTTATAAATATCTTTTTAATATTAAAAGCACACCTTGTACTGATGTCAAACAGAATAGAGGAGATCCCTGATATCAGCAAAGTAAAAAGCCTTTCAAGCGGCATTGACGGGCTTGATTTTCAGCTTGACGGGGGCATTCCGGCAGGCTCCCTGATCCTGGTAATGTGTGATCCTCTATCCGGAATTGAAAAATTGTCAAAGCAGTTCTGGGAGGCAGATGACTCAGGTAAAAGTTCATATTTCATGCTTGATTCGGCGGTTGAAGCTGGCATGGCAGACGCCGGGAATATGAACCCCGGGGAGATTTCAGCGAATATGACAGGTAAATGGGTCGTCGTCGATTCTCTCTCTACGATGCTTTTAAAATACGGTATTGATGATATCATCGGGTTACTGAATGAAGTGTCGGGAAAGGTCAGGAAAGAGGGTGGAAATATTCTTCTTATAATGTATACCGGAATTCATTCAGCTTATGAAGAGATATTAATCAAAAGGAACTGCGACACCATCTTTACTCTTAATCTCAGCATACACGGGAACGAAGTCGAGCGAAATCTTCAGGTAAATAAGATTAAAGGGTTGGATCTGCCTAAAAGAGTGTTCCCGTATAATATACTGAACAAAGGAATCGAACTTTCGACGACCGGCAGGGTCGTGTAATATTAATGGCTCTTCGTTGTTTCATGTGAGCAAATAATTTGGGAATGTTACCCTTTTTCACATAAGTTCAGAACCAGCAAACAATTGCTTAAAAATGAGAAGCATTTTCTCATCCTCACATGACATTGTTGTATTTCTTATAGATCCTATTCTGACGACCCCGGCACCGGCGGCCCAGGCCGCCGGACGGCCCCTACCCAGGGGCCTTGCCCGGAGATGATCTTCTCACGGCACGCCCCGGGGACCGGCAAGGGTCCCCCGGGCTGTCGAATTTTAGTTATGAGCCAACTTTTTTGGTAGATTCCGTTGTACATGCTATGAATTTACTGCGTTTCGCCGCTCAGGGGATACTCGTCTGTCCCCTGAGTGGCTATCGCCATTGAGAGGCCCCGAGGCCGGGGCCGGTCCGCGAGCCTGCAGTGCGGCTCGCGGCGAGGGGTTGCCGAAGATGAGCCTTATGAATATCTTTGCCGGAACGCCTAAATTGGTATAAAAATCCGGACCCTGACCCTTTAGGCAACCCCGGCACCGGCAAGGGTCCCCTGAGCTGTTGAATTGAGCTTTTTTGTAAATCCGGATCGAGACCATTTAGATCCCCTTGGGATGTTGAATTTAGTTTCCTTAGCTTATTCCATTCTGTACGCGCCATGAATTTATCGCTTCCCGCTGCTCAGGGGATACTCGTCTGTCCCCTGAGTGGCTATCGCTATTGAGAGGCCCCGAGGCCGGGGCCGATCCGTGAGCCTGCTGTGCGGCTCGCGGCGGGGGGTTGCCAAAAGTAGTGAAACTTGTTTTTATACTCGCACAGATTAGCGAAGAGCCATATTAGAATTATACAATCTCCGATTTGCTCCCTGACTTGCAATTCAGTCTGATATTTTTCAACGCCAGGGCCTTCTTTTCAACAAGGTGCCACGAGAGATACGCCAGGGGAATTGCACACCCGAAGGAGAGTGCAATAAGCTGCCAGATCTCAACAGACGGCCAGAAGTTCAGAATTGTCTGCTGGATAGGGTATGTGTAGATATACATGCCGTATGAAGGATCGCCCCATTTTCCGAACCCGGACAGATGAGGGATCTTCGCATATGCAATCAGTACTACGAAATAGGGTATGGCAATAAACGCGAATATGAACATATATTCTGTCCCGAATGTCAGAAATATCGGGATTAACAATATCAGGCCTATCCACCACCTGAACTTAATTTTGTCCTTGTTCATGTAAAGGAACGACCCGATAAAGAAATAGATTGCAAAACGGATCTTGTTCAGCACCGGACTGTCATAAAAACTGAGCCATGCAAGAGCAGTGAGCAGGATGAACGGGAGCATGATATATCTTTTTTTGAGGATTCCGATAACCCCGAGAAGAGCTACAAGAATGTAGAGGCTGAATTCAACCGGGATAGTCCACAGGGGTGCATTGACGTAGGTCACCGGATTATTTGTAAAGATCCCGATCGCCCCGCCGTTGGTGTAAAACGGGACTGCCAGCCATGTTGAAACCGAGGTCAGATTCCAGAAATATTCTTGGATTGAAAAAGTGGTATTCAGTGGTCCGATGATGAGCATTATCATCGATATGGATATTATCAGTCCCGGAACTATCCTCAGCGCCCTCTTCCACAGGAACAGTTTTAACTGGGGTTTTTTGTCCCAGCTCTGGGTGATCAGGTAACCGCTGATCACAAGAAGTATTGCAAGACCTGTCTGCCCGACCAGCAGGTGCCAGTCAAAGAGGAATACATTAGAATAACCGAGGTACAGGGCAAAACAATGTGAAAATATTATGGACGCAGCCGCAAAAAACCTCAAAAAATCAAAATTGTTTGTATATCTTACATCCATATTATCTATAACCGGTTATAACTGAATGCGTACTGTCTCTGCCGCTTCTGTCATATTTTTGAGTTTTCCGAAGGCGACGGCCCTTTCGTGCATTCTCAGGCCGCAGTCCGGGTCGATTAATAATCTTTCAGGCCCGAATAAGTCGACACCTTTCTCTATCCTTGAGATAATGGTTTTTACAGAATCGATATTTGTATCTGCAGAATCGACCACTCCGTATCCTATGATCTTATCGTGAATCTCATTCTTTGAGATCGTCTCGAGATTGTCAGGGTTGTTTGCGAACTCGAGATCGATAATATCTACCGGCATCTTCAGGAGAATGTCTATTATACTCCCGATATTTCCGCATACATGAAGACAGGTTGGCACCCTGAGGGAGCCGGCAATCGACCTGATTGATTCATATGCCGTGTTCATATTGGCAATTCCGGTAGACAAAATCGGTTCGTCTATCTGGAGTATCGTAATTCCTGTTTCCTGCAGGTATCCGGCTTCCCGGACGAGCGCACTTGTGATATCCGGAATGATCTCGTCCCTGTCCCTGTACATCGGGGTCTTGATCTTTAAGGCGTGAGCAATAGTGGAAGGACCGGCAAACATTGCCTTGACTTTCCCGTGCTTTGAAACTGCGTATTTTGTGTCGGAGACTGTAATAGGGCCTGCTGCAGGTTTTATAAGCCCTTTGACCTCCTGGCCGCTGATGCCCGGAAGTTTTGAGATTATCGTCGAGATCATGTCTCCCCTGACCTGGCCGGTGGAGATGATGTCGATACCCGCCTCTATCTGGTCGGATACCGCAGTCTCCAGCGCTTCCTTCTCCGGGTTTAGTAATGATTTGAACCCTTTCGCCTTAACTGCAGGATAGCTTCCGACGACAGTCGTCGGAAGCGGTTTGGCCATTATCTTCATGGTGTAAGTCTGTGTCTGTCTCTCGGAAATAGTACTGCCTCGCGGATATTGGGCAGATCAAGCATGGTCATAATAAGTCTCTCCATACCGAGACCCCATCCTGCGTGCGGGGGCATTCCGTACCTGAAGGGTTTCAAATAGAATTCAAAACTGTCGGGCGACAATCCCTTCTCCCTGATCTGCTCCACAAGAAGGTCGTGCTGGTGGATACGCTGTGCACCGCTTGAAAGCTCCATCTTCGGGTGCATGAGATCGAACGCCTTGCAGATCTCCGGCTCGTCTTCATATGGCATCGCGTAATAGGGCTTGATGGACGTGGGCCAGTCGGTAATGAAATAGTGCTCTCCCATCTCGTCGCCGATCGCTCTCTCTGCGGCTGTCGAAAGATCGTCGCCGTAGCTGATCTCCTCGTCGATCGACATCGCGGCGATGTCTATTGCCTCTGCGTATGTAATTTTGGGGAACGGAGTCTTCGGGACTTCGAATTCAATACCGAGTGTCTCGATCTCGTTCTGGCAGTTCTTCTCGACGGCGCTGTATG
Above is a window of Methanolacinia paynteri DNA encoding:
- a CDS encoding RAD55 family ATPase produces the protein MSNRIEEIPDISKVKSLSSGIDGLDFQLDGGIPAGSLILVMCDPLSGIEKLSKQFWEADDSGKSSYFMLDSAVEAGMADAGNMNPGEISANMTGKWVVVDSLSTMLLKYGIDDIIGLLNEVSGKVRKEGGNILLIMYTGIHSAYEEILIKRNCDTIFTLNLSIHGNEVERNLQVNKIKGLDLPKRVFPYNILNKGIELSTTGRVV
- a CDS encoding class I adenylate-forming enzyme family protein — encoded protein: MPNCTTFIDNNLRLRDKPALICPSQNISLTYGDLFEAMNRYSGILVSGGIEKGDRVCIYLPSSPEYLIFYLAIWRIGAVAVPLNIVLKPAEVRYMLENSGAKAIISDISGSDSVREALSNGPNVVSYVTGSEEWNEMVSGAGCPVRPVDCDFNDLCQFQYTSGTTGKQKGAMLSHGNWISAMDAECDVLSYYEDDVYLGIYPMAHVGVSWGISALRAGATWVVMEKFELEEYIDLIERYSATVVAGMPPVIHSLLKTPPGTEDRLKSAREMISGGGPLHHAIWKEFYSRFRIPVVNAYGLSETIVVGTGTAIRPEDYRYADEFRSVGKPVGYSELKIVDVNDPSTELEHMETGEIALRGPAVACGYWGMEEETKSVFLPDGWFLTGDIGHIDEDGMLSITDRKKDMIVMSGWKIYPTEVEKTLIENPAVDDIAVFGCSDIHRGEVPVAAVVMKEGYDFDRKSMDEFARSRLAGYKVPREYYVVDSLPRVSGWKLLRRELVERYCGNN
- a CDS encoding methionine synthase, coding for MKIMAKPLPTTVVGSYPAVKAKGFKSLLNPEKEALETAVSDQIEAGIDIISTGQVRGDMISTIISKLPGISGQEVKGLIKPAAGPITVSDTKYAVSKHGKVKAMFAGPSTIAHALKIKTPMYRDRDEIIPDITSALVREAGYLQETGITILQIDEPILSTGIANMNTAYESIRSIAGSLRVPTCLHVCGNIGSIIDILLKMPVDIIDLEFANNPDNLETISKNEIHDKIIGYGVVDSADTNIDSVKTIISRIEKGVDLFGPERLLIDPDCGLRMHERAVAFGKLKNMTEAAETVRIQL
- a CDS encoding acyltransferase family protein; translation: MRFFAAASIIFSHCFALYLGYSNVFLFDWHLLVGQTGLAILLVISGYLITQSWDKKPQLKLFLWKRALRIVPGLIISISMIMLIIGPLNTTFSIQEYFWNLTSVSTWLAVPFYTNGGAIGIFTNNPVTYVNAPLWTIPVEFSLYILVALLGVIGILKKRYIMLPFILLTALAWLSFYDSPVLNKIRFAIYFFIGSFLYMNKDKIKFRWWIGLILLIPIFLTFGTEYMFIFAFIAIPYFVVLIAYAKIPHLSGFGKWGDPSYGMYIYTYPIQQTILNFWPSVEIWQLIALSFGCAIPLAYLSWHLVEKKALALKNIRLNCKSGSKSEIV